The following proteins come from a genomic window of Nycticebus coucang isolate mNycCou1 chromosome 11, mNycCou1.pri, whole genome shotgun sequence:
- the LOC128560140 gene encoding olfactory receptor-like protein OLF3, whose protein sequence is MEIDNQTQVREFILLGLSSDRDIQVSLFVLFLVTYLMTVLGNFLIVLLIRLDSRLHTPMYFFLTNLSLVDVSYATSIVPQMLVHFLAKQKVIPLLSCAAQLFFSLALGGIEFVLLAVMAYDRYVAVCDPLRYSVIMSGGLCTRLAITSWVSGSINSLMQTGITFQLPTCSNKIIDHISCELLAVVRLACVDTSSNEVAIMVSSIVLLMTPFCLVLLSYIRIISTIVKIQSTEGRKKAFHTCASHLTVVTLCYGMTIFTYIQPHSGPSVLQEKLISVFYAIIMPMLNPMIYSVRNKEVKGAWQKLLGKISGLTSKLAAS, encoded by the coding sequence ATGGAAATAGATAACCAGACACAGGTGAGAGAATTTATTCTCCTCGGCCTGTCTAGTGACCGGGACATTCAGGTGTCCCTTTTTGTCCTATTCTTGGTAACATATCTCATGACAGTGCTAGGGAACTTTCTCATTGTTCTTCTGATCAGACTTGACAGCCGACTCCACACTCCCATGTATTTCTTTCTCACCAACCTCTCCCTTGTTGACGTCTCCTATGCCACAAGTATCGTCCCTCAGATGCTGGTGCATTTCCTAGCAAAACAGAAAGTCATCCCACTCTTGAGCTGCGCAGCCCAGTTATTTTTCTCCCTGGCATTGGGTGGGATTGAGTTTGTTCTCCTGGCAGTGATGGCCTATGACCGCTATGTGGCCGTGTGTGATCCCCTGAGATATTCGGTCATCATGAGTGGAGGGCTGTGTACTAGGTTGGCCATCACATCCTGGGTCAGTGGCTCCATCAACTCTCTCATGCAGACTGGCATCACCTTTCAGCTGCCCACGTGCAGTAACAAGATTATTGATCACATATCCTGTGAACTGCTGGCTGTGGTCAGGCTGGCTTGTGTGGACACCTCCTCCAACGAGGTCGCCATCATGGTCTCCAGCATTGTGCTGCTGATGACACCCTTCTGCCTGGTTCTTTTGTCCTACATCCGGATCATCTCCACCATCGTAAAGATCCAGTctacagagggaaggaagaaagcctTCCACACATGTGCCTCTCACCTCACGGTGGTCACCCTGTGCTACGGCATGACCATTTTCACTTATATCCAGCCCCACTCTGGTCCTTCTGTCCTTCAGGAGAAGCTGATCTCTGTCTTCTATGCCATTATTATGCCCATGTTGAACCCCATGATTTATAGTGTAAGGAATAAGGAGGTGAAGGGGGCCTGGCAGAAACTACTAGGGAAAATCTCTGGGTTAACATCCAAACTGGCAGCTTCATGA